One stretch of Sinomonas terrae DNA includes these proteins:
- the ureE gene encoding urease accessory protein UreE yields MIVTEILGNMYDDDAAVAYEGHHRERVVLPSADLAKRILRVRTDHGTEIGIRLPAGSPDLRDGDILAVQEGGDHLGNVVVIAVEPTDVLVIAPRTIGEALFTAHSLGNRHLQAQFFDTDGGFGGSEVMVCQYDHTVQDFLDRHGVPYSREERVMAVPFRHAEHTH; encoded by the coding sequence ATGATCGTCACCGAGATCCTCGGGAACATGTACGACGACGACGCGGCCGTCGCGTACGAAGGCCACCATCGCGAGCGGGTCGTCCTGCCGAGCGCGGACCTTGCGAAGCGCATCCTGCGGGTCCGCACGGATCATGGAACAGAGATCGGGATCCGGCTCCCGGCCGGCTCGCCGGACCTGCGTGACGGCGACATCCTCGCGGTCCAGGAGGGCGGCGACCATCTAGGCAACGTCGTGGTGATCGCCGTCGAGCCGACCGACGTCCTGGTCATCGCGCCGCGAACCATCGGCGAGGCCCTGTTCACCGCGCATTCGCTCGGGAACCGGCACCTTCAGGCCCAGTTCTTCGACACGGACGGCGGATTCGGCGGTTCGGAGGTCATGGTCTGCCAGTATGACCACACCGTCCAGGACTTCCTCGACCGCCACGGCGTCCCGTATTCCCGCGAGGAACGGGTGATGGCCGTTCCGTTCCGCCACGCCGAGCACACGCACTGA
- the ureC gene encoding urease subunit alpha yields MSEQAEPFIPGQTLPADGEIVLNEGRPVTELEVTNTGDRPVQVGSHYHFAETNRALDFDREAAHGLRLDIPAGTAVRFEPGDRKTVRLVPLGGAREVYGLRNLTDGPLDPPGAQGETNDDGGAAPSSVPPEPSPAKGIPNRTIPRSQYAQLYGPTVGDRVRLGDTGLFAEVEDDYTVYGDEVVFGGGKVLRDGMGQNGRLTRGAAGGLEGVPDTVITNALIVDYAGIYKADVAVRDGHVQAIGKAGNPLLQDGVDITVGASTEIIAGERKILTAGGIDTHIHFISPDQVPTALASGITTMIGGGTGPAEGTKATTVTPGAWHIARMLEAVEGLPMNFGFLGKGHASRTEPLAEQIEAGAIGLKIHEDWGATHSSIDTSLRIADEYDVQIAIHTDTLNECGFVEDTIAAIGDRVIHTFHTEGAGGGHAPDIIAIAGRPNVLPASTNPTIPFTRNTAEEHLDMLMVCHHLSPQIPEDVAFADSRIRAETIAAEDVLHDLGVFSIMSSDSQAMGRVGEVITRTWQLADKMKAQRGPLAPADGGGPGPADNFRIKRYIAKYTINPAIAQGIGDFVGSVEVGKFADLVLWDPAFFGVKPDLVIKGGTIANSIMGDPNASIPTPQPQTLRMAWAAYGGSAQSSSITFLSRAAIDLGVPERLGLKKNIRAVGGIRSLRKADLPFNGETPSIEVDPETYEVRVDGELATCDPVETLPLAQRYFLF; encoded by the coding sequence ATGAGCGAGCAGGCCGAGCCCTTCATCCCGGGCCAGACCCTCCCCGCGGACGGGGAGATCGTCCTCAACGAGGGGCGTCCCGTCACCGAACTCGAGGTCACCAACACGGGCGATCGCCCCGTCCAGGTCGGCTCCCACTACCACTTCGCCGAGACGAACCGGGCCCTCGACTTCGACCGCGAGGCCGCCCACGGCCTCCGCCTCGACATTCCCGCAGGCACCGCTGTCCGCTTCGAGCCCGGCGACCGCAAGACGGTGCGCCTCGTGCCGCTCGGCGGTGCGCGCGAGGTCTACGGGCTTCGGAACCTCACCGATGGTCCGCTTGACCCCCCGGGCGCACAAGGCGAGACGAACGACGACGGCGGCGCGGCGCCGTCGTCCGTCCCGCCCGAGCCTTCGCCTGCCAAGGGGATCCCCAACCGCACCATCCCGCGCTCGCAGTACGCCCAGCTCTACGGCCCGACCGTCGGTGACCGCGTGCGCCTCGGCGACACCGGCCTGTTCGCCGAAGTCGAGGACGACTACACCGTGTATGGGGACGAGGTCGTGTTCGGCGGCGGCAAGGTGCTGCGTGACGGCATGGGGCAGAATGGGCGGCTGACAAGGGGTGCGGCGGGCGGCCTGGAGGGCGTCCCGGACACCGTCATCACGAACGCGCTCATCGTCGACTACGCGGGCATCTACAAGGCCGACGTCGCCGTGCGCGACGGCCACGTCCAAGCCATCGGCAAGGCAGGAAACCCGCTCCTGCAGGACGGCGTCGACATCACGGTCGGCGCGTCGACGGAGATCATCGCGGGGGAGCGGAAGATCCTCACTGCGGGCGGGATCGACACGCACATCCACTTCATCTCCCCGGACCAAGTCCCGACCGCCCTGGCATCCGGGATCACGACGATGATCGGCGGCGGGACGGGTCCGGCCGAGGGGACGAAGGCGACGACGGTGACCCCCGGTGCGTGGCACATCGCCCGGATGCTCGAGGCCGTCGAGGGGCTGCCCATGAACTTCGGCTTCCTCGGCAAGGGGCACGCGAGCCGGACGGAGCCGCTCGCGGAGCAGATCGAGGCGGGGGCGATCGGCCTCAAGATCCACGAGGATTGGGGCGCGACGCACTCGTCGATTGATACGTCTCTGCGCATCGCGGACGAGTACGACGTGCAGATCGCCATCCACACCGACACCCTCAACGAGTGCGGCTTCGTCGAGGACACGATTGCCGCGATCGGCGACCGCGTCATCCACACGTTCCACACCGAGGGTGCCGGCGGCGGCCACGCCCCAGACATCATCGCCATCGCCGGCCGACCCAACGTTCTCCCGGCCTCGACCAACCCCACCATCCCGTTCACCCGGAACACGGCCGAGGAACACCTCGACATGCTCATGGTGTGCCACCACCTGAGCCCGCAGATTCCCGAGGACGTTGCCTTCGCCGATTCCCGGATCCGCGCTGAGACGATCGCGGCCGAGGACGTGCTCCACGATCTGGGCGTCTTCTCGATCATGTCGAGTGACTCGCAGGCGATGGGCCGGGTGGGCGAGGTCATCACGCGCACGTGGCAGCTCGCGGACAAGATGAAGGCCCAGCGGGGGCCACTTGCCCCGGCCGACGGCGGCGGCCCGGGACCCGCGGACAACTTCCGCATCAAGCGCTACATCGCGAAGTACACGATCAACCCGGCCATCGCCCAGGGGATCGGCGACTTCGTGGGATCGGTCGAGGTCGGCAAGTTCGCCGACCTCGTCCTGTGGGACCCCGCGTTCTTCGGCGTGAAGCCGGACCTCGTCATCAAAGGGGGGACGATCGCGAACTCCATCATGGGCGATCCCAACGCCTCGATCCCGACCCCGCAGCCCCAGACGCTCCGCATGGCGTGGGCCGCGTACGGCGGGAGCGCCCAGAGCTCATCGATCACGTTCCTCTCCCGCGCGGCGATCGATCTCGGCGTGCCCGAGCGGCTGGGGCTCAAAAAGAACATCCGCGCCGTCGGCGGCATCCGCTCCCTCCGAAAAGCCGACCTCCCGTTCAACGGCGAGACGCCGAGCATCGAGGTCGATCCCGAAACCTACGAGGTGAGGGTCGACGGCGAACTCGCAACGTGCGATCCCGTCGAGACCCTGCCGCTCGCGCAGCGCTATTTCTTGTTCTGA
- the ureG gene encoding urease accessory protein UreG, whose translation MSDPVIIGIGGPVGAGKTQLVERVTRALIGDLSMAAITNDIYTIEDAKILARNGVLPEDRIVGVETGGCPHTAIREDTSMNTAAIEELKERHSDLELIFVESGGDNLSATFSPELVDFSIYVIDVAQGEKIPRKAGQGMIKSDLLVINKTDLAPFVGADLETMERDSKSFRGDKPFCFTNLKTDEGLDYVLEWIRRDVLMTDLA comes from the coding sequence GTGAGTGATCCAGTCATCATCGGCATCGGCGGCCCCGTGGGCGCTGGCAAGACGCAACTCGTGGAGCGCGTGACGCGGGCGCTCATCGGCGATCTCTCGATGGCCGCCATCACGAACGACATCTACACGATCGAGGACGCGAAGATCCTTGCCCGGAACGGGGTGCTTCCGGAGGATCGGATCGTCGGCGTCGAGACCGGGGGCTGCCCGCACACCGCGATCCGCGAGGACACGTCCATGAATACGGCGGCGATCGAGGAGCTCAAGGAGCGCCACTCCGACCTCGAGCTCATCTTCGTCGAGTCCGGCGGCGACAACCTCTCGGCGACGTTCAGTCCCGAGCTCGTGGACTTCTCGATCTACGTCATCGACGTGGCCCAAGGCGAGAAGATCCCGCGGAAGGCCGGGCAGGGGATGATCAAGTCGGACCTGCTCGTCATCAACAAGACCGATCTCGCCCCGTTCGTGGGCGCCGATCTCGAGACCATGGAACGCGACTCGAAGTCCTTCCGCGGGGACAAGCCGTTCTGCTTCACGAATCTGAAGACGGACGAGGGCCTCGACTACGTGCTCGAGTGGATCCGACGCGACGTGCTTATGACGGACCTCGCGTGA
- a CDS encoding acyl-CoA thioesterase has translation MRWGDMDAYGHINNVQIVRMLEEARIAAFGPPGGTGASGVDPIVPLFSDVPEGTLALVVEHRVRYLKPLDYRNVAAEVDVWVSGLKAAALTLDYVIHDPVDGHECVRATTAVAFVDESSGRLLRLTEEQRGRLAPYVGKGLFER, from the coding sequence ATGCGCTGGGGCGACATGGACGCCTACGGCCACATCAACAACGTGCAGATCGTCCGGATGCTCGAGGAAGCGCGCATCGCGGCCTTCGGCCCTCCCGGCGGCACGGGAGCTTCCGGCGTCGACCCCATCGTTCCCCTGTTCTCGGACGTACCGGAGGGCACGCTCGCGCTCGTCGTCGAACATCGCGTGCGGTACCTCAAGCCTCTCGACTACCGGAACGTGGCCGCCGAGGTCGATGTCTGGGTGAGCGGGCTCAAGGCCGCCGCCCTCACGCTCGACTACGTGATCCACGATCCCGTAGACGGCCACGAGTGCGTGCGGGCGACGACGGCAGTCGCCTTCGTCGACGAGTCTTCCGGGCGCCTTCTGCGCCTGACCGAGGAGCAGCGAGGCCGCCTCGCGCCCTACGTGGGGAAGGGCCTGTTCGAGCGCTGA
- a CDS encoding urease accessory protein UreF: protein MGTRADMSWTSTLLQLTDSALPTGAFSHSFGLEAYLGSGEVSDETTLLAWLEGFLATQLTHTDAVVVRRAHAASRTEGIAGIEALDAELTALLIPAQIRAASLKMGRRLLEIAREAFPSTVVEEYSSAVADGRCRGHHAVAFALGGAGQGLDEETLVEAYLYSTLTSLTYNAVRAIPLGQLAGQRVLATLRAKVPAAVVRSRTVDPRHFGAAAPALEIHQMRHEHQRARLFMS, encoded by the coding sequence ATGGGCACACGCGCTGACATGTCCTGGACAAGCACGCTTCTCCAGCTCACCGACTCGGCCCTGCCCACCGGGGCGTTCAGCCACTCCTTCGGGCTCGAGGCCTATCTCGGGTCAGGCGAAGTCAGTGACGAGACAACGCTCCTCGCATGGCTCGAGGGTTTCCTGGCGACGCAGCTCACCCACACCGACGCCGTCGTCGTGCGCCGCGCACACGCCGCTTCCCGCACAGAGGGAATCGCCGGAATTGAGGCCCTCGACGCCGAACTCACCGCGCTCCTCATCCCCGCACAGATCCGCGCCGCGAGCCTCAAGATGGGGCGCCGCCTTCTGGAGATCGCGCGGGAAGCCTTCCCATCCACCGTCGTTGAGGAGTACAGCTCAGCCGTTGCAGACGGCAGGTGCCGCGGCCACCATGCGGTTGCGTTCGCGCTCGGGGGCGCGGGCCAAGGCCTCGACGAGGAGACGCTTGTCGAGGCCTATCTCTATTCGACCCTGACCTCCCTCACGTACAACGCCGTTCGCGCAATCCCGCTCGGTCAGCTCGCCGGACAACGGGTCCTGGCGACACTCCGCGCGAAGGTGCCGGCCGCCGTCGTGCGTTCCCGCACCGTCGACCCGCGGCACTTCGGCGCCGCAGCACCGGCCCTCGAAATCCACCAGATGAGGCACGAGCACCAGCGTGCGCGCCTGTTCATGAGCTAA
- a CDS encoding pyridoxamine 5'-phosphate oxidase family protein, with amino-acid sequence MLFQHGDDNPVHRLLIRTTPGTKFAEVVIGGKMAFEADHVLPDEAWSVVVKGSARLLEHSGEIEAAEATGIESWLPTVKTVYVEIKPKHVEGRHFRLGPEPAES; translated from the coding sequence ATGCTGTTCCAGCACGGCGACGACAACCCTGTCCACCGTCTCCTCATCCGCACCACCCCCGGCACGAAGTTCGCCGAGGTCGTGATCGGCGGCAAGATGGCGTTCGAGGCCGACCACGTCCTGCCGGATGAGGCATGGAGCGTCGTCGTCAAGGGCAGTGCCCGCCTTCTCGAGCACTCGGGCGAGATCGAAGCGGCCGAGGCCACTGGCATCGAGTCCTGGCTGCCGACCGTCAAGACCGTCTACGTGGAGATCAAGCCGAAGCACGTCGAAGGGCGCCACTTCCGGCTCGGGCCGGAGCCCGCGGAGTCCTAG
- a CDS encoding PKD domain-containing protein, whose amino-acid sequence MAALVLPLIVSPSLLAVPAYAVTCQPGTSTPNDSYPGTVVKADNFESGTLSGYAVQTSGTGTVAVSSAQAHDGACSAYVHATTDTTSLANFSTQLPTGTQEVYADGWFDIAQAGVSGWDVPYFRFFSGSTRFVDVYRYDDNGQLWLRVLAPSGSFTFTRLLSSTIPLNTWHHVVIHVIPNGTATTVQVWFDGASVYSSNQVSTVASSVTSVMNGAEHYQQMEDTYIDDLVVKSVIPAPAPVASFTASPTSGIAPLNVAFTDTSTGSPTSWSWNFGDGGTSTSQNPTHTYASAGTYTATLTATNATGSNSTSSTITVSALQAPVASFKASPTSGAAPLNVAFTDTSTGSPTSWAWDFGDGATSTAQNPSHTYAAPGTYTAKLTATNAAGSNSTSSSIAVGKVQPTASTAQDMIPNDSLTLSGAANPTGTITFNLYSPNDTTCSLTPALTQTVQVTSGNGTYSTTNTTFHATTAGTWRWASSYSGDGNNQALNSACGAEAFTIANG is encoded by the coding sequence GTGGCTGCACTTGTGCTGCCCCTGATCGTGAGCCCGTCGTTGCTGGCCGTCCCGGCTTATGCCGTCACCTGCCAGCCGGGGACGAGCACGCCGAATGACAGCTATCCCGGCACGGTCGTGAAAGCCGACAACTTCGAGTCGGGGACGCTGTCCGGGTATGCAGTGCAGACGTCGGGAACAGGCACCGTAGCGGTTTCCTCGGCCCAGGCGCACGACGGCGCGTGCTCGGCCTATGTACATGCGACCACCGACACGACTTCGCTTGCGAATTTCTCGACCCAGCTGCCCACCGGCACCCAGGAGGTCTACGCCGACGGCTGGTTCGATATCGCCCAAGCTGGTGTTTCGGGTTGGGACGTGCCGTACTTCCGCTTCTTCTCCGGCAGCACCCGCTTCGTCGATGTCTACCGTTACGACGACAACGGCCAGCTGTGGCTGCGTGTCCTCGCGCCGAGCGGATCGTTCACGTTCACCCGGCTGCTGTCCTCGACCATTCCCCTGAACACGTGGCATCACGTGGTCATTCATGTCATCCCGAACGGGACCGCGACGACGGTTCAGGTCTGGTTCGACGGCGCTTCGGTGTACTCCAGCAACCAGGTGAGCACTGTGGCGTCCTCGGTGACGAGCGTGATGAACGGCGCTGAGCATTATCAGCAGATGGAGGACACATACATCGACGATCTGGTCGTCAAAAGCGTAATCCCGGCACCTGCCCCAGTTGCCTCCTTCACAGCGTCTCCCACCTCAGGGATCGCCCCGCTCAACGTGGCCTTCACCGACACCTCCACCGGCTCGCCGACATCCTGGTCGTGGAACTTCGGCGACGGCGGAACATCCACCTCGCAGAATCCGACCCACACCTACGCCAGCGCCGGGACCTACACCGCGACGCTGACTGCCACGAACGCGACCGGGTCGAATTCGACCAGCTCGACGATCACCGTCAGTGCCCTTCAGGCGCCAGTTGCCTCCTTCAAAGCGTCCCCGACGTCTGGAGCCGCCCCGCTCAACGTGGCCTTCACGGACACCTCCACAGGCTCGCCGACGTCTTGGGCTTGGGACTTCGGTGACGGCGCTACATCCACCGCGCAGAACCCCAGCCACACCTATGCCGCCCCCGGGACCTACACGGCGAAGCTGACTGCCACCAACGCCGCCGGGTCGAATTCGACGAGCTCGAGCATCGCGGTCGGGAAGGTGCAGCCGACCGCATCGACGGCCCAGGACATGATCCCGAACGACAGCTTGACCCTCTCGGGCGCAGCCAATCCGACCGGGACGATCACCTTCAACCTGTATTCGCCCAACGACACAACGTGTTCACTCACTCCCGCCCTGACCCAAACGGTGCAAGTCACGAGTGGGAATGGCACGTACAGCACCACCAACACCACGTTCCACGCGACCACGGCGGGGACCTGGCGCTGGGCATCCAGCTACTCAGGGGACGGCAACAACCAAGCCCTGAATTCTGCCTGCGGTGCTGAGGCCTTCACCATCGCGAACGGTTGA
- a CDS encoding ABC transporter ATP-binding protein gives MPTKKAKNFRGSAKRLLTLIRPESGWMVVVVAFIIISVVLSVIAPKILGNAMDVIFAGVVGKQMPAGVSKDQVIAGLRAHGQGNVADMLAPMNLVPGQGIDFHQLTYLISVILVMYFVASLFMWAQGFILNRVVMRVVYRLRRDVEAKLNRLPLGYFDTRQRGDLLSRVTNDVDNVQQALQQAFSQLLSSILQVLGIVVMMFIVSWELALIALIALPLSAVVTGVIGSRSQKMFQAQWKNTGILNGHIEESFSGHELAILFGRRDDLVAGFDSKNEDLYKVSFGAQFVSGMMFPIMNWISYLAYVGIAVVGGLRVAGGLMTLGDATAFIQYSRQFTQPLGQIAGMANMLQSGVASAERVFELLDAEEQEPETATNHLPAVTDGHVDFEDVSFSYSPDKPLIEDLSLTAHPGNTVAIVGPTGAGKTTLVNLVMRFYEIQSGRILLDGVDIRDLSRSELRSKIGMVLQDAWLFGGTIYDNIRYGNLDATEEQVMAAAKATYVDRFVRLLPDGYQTVIDEEGTNIAAGEKQLITIARAFVANPSLLILDEATSSVDTRTELLVQKAMRALRTDRTSFVIAHRLSTIRDADTILVMEEGKIVEQGNHEELLDRRGAYHRLYMSQFAGGLDLEAEAAAATAGAATAGTAAT, from the coding sequence ATGCCGACGAAGAAGGCGAAGAACTTCCGGGGGAGTGCCAAGCGGCTGCTGACCCTCATCCGGCCGGAGTCCGGGTGGATGGTCGTCGTCGTCGCGTTCATCATCATCTCGGTGGTCCTGTCGGTCATCGCCCCGAAGATCCTCGGCAACGCCATGGACGTGATCTTCGCCGGCGTCGTGGGGAAGCAGATGCCCGCCGGCGTGTCGAAGGACCAGGTGATCGCTGGGCTCCGGGCCCACGGTCAGGGCAACGTCGCCGACATGCTCGCGCCCATGAACCTCGTCCCCGGCCAGGGCATCGACTTCCACCAGCTGACGTACCTGATCTCGGTCATCCTCGTGATGTACTTCGTGGCGAGCCTCTTCATGTGGGCGCAGGGCTTCATCCTGAACCGCGTCGTCATGCGCGTTGTGTACCGGCTGCGGCGGGACGTCGAGGCGAAGCTCAACCGGCTCCCGCTCGGCTACTTCGACACCCGGCAGCGCGGCGATCTCCTCTCCCGGGTGACGAACGACGTCGACAACGTCCAGCAGGCTCTCCAGCAGGCGTTCTCCCAGCTCCTGTCCTCGATCCTGCAGGTCCTCGGCATCGTCGTCATGATGTTCATCGTCTCGTGGGAACTCGCCCTCATCGCGCTCATCGCGCTGCCGCTCTCCGCCGTCGTCACCGGGGTCATCGGTTCGCGCAGTCAGAAGATGTTCCAAGCGCAGTGGAAGAACACGGGCATCCTCAACGGCCACATCGAGGAGTCGTTCTCTGGCCATGAGCTCGCGATCCTGTTCGGCCGGCGCGACGACCTCGTCGCGGGCTTCGACAGCAAGAACGAGGACCTCTACAAGGTGTCCTTCGGCGCGCAGTTCGTCTCCGGCATGATGTTCCCGATCATGAACTGGATCAGCTACCTCGCGTACGTGGGGATCGCCGTCGTCGGCGGCCTGCGGGTCGCGGGGGGCCTCATGACCCTCGGCGACGCGACTGCCTTCATCCAGTACTCGCGGCAGTTCACCCAGCCGCTGGGTCAGATCGCGGGAATGGCGAACATGCTCCAGTCCGGTGTCGCGTCCGCGGAGCGCGTATTCGAGCTGCTGGACGCTGAGGAGCAGGAGCCCGAGACGGCGACGAACCACCTCCCGGCCGTCACCGACGGTCACGTGGACTTCGAGGATGTCTCGTTCTCGTACTCGCCGGACAAGCCCCTCATCGAGGACCTCTCCCTCACGGCCCATCCGGGGAACACCGTGGCGATCGTCGGGCCGACAGGCGCCGGCAAGACGACGCTCGTGAACCTCGTCATGCGGTTCTACGAGATCCAGAGCGGGCGCATCCTGCTCGACGGCGTCGACATCCGGGATCTCTCCCGGTCCGAACTGCGGTCCAAGATCGGGATGGTGCTGCAGGACGCGTGGCTCTTCGGCGGGACGATCTACGACAACATCCGCTACGGCAACCTCGACGCGACCGAAGAGCAGGTCATGGCAGCCGCGAAGGCCACGTACGTGGACCGCTTCGTGCGCCTGCTCCCGGACGGCTACCAGACCGTCATCGACGAGGAGGGCACCAACATTGCAGCTGGCGAGAAGCAGCTCATCACGATCGCGCGCGCGTTCGTCGCGAACCCGTCACTGCTGATTCTGGACGAGGCCACCTCGTCGGTCGACACCCGCACCGAGCTGCTCGTCCAGAAGGCCATGCGGGCGCTGCGCACCGACCGGACGTCGTTCGTGATCGCGCACCGCCTCTCGACGATCCGCGATGCGGACACCATCCTCGTCATGGAGGAGGGCAAGATCGTCGAGCAGGGCAACCACGAGGAGCTCCTCGATCGCCGCGGCGCGTACCACCGGCTGTACATGAGCCAGTTCGCGGGCGGTCTCGACCTGGAGGCCGAGGCTGCTGCGGCGACCGCAGGAGCGGCGACCGCAGGAACGGCGGCCACCTAG
- a CDS encoding cupin domain-containing protein: protein MPTNIVTSLTAKSLDAPDEKRRPDKSEIDIVNLGEYTIGRFSFDAGWRWSDCIKPVAHTDSCQNNHVGYCISGSLEVRLDSGETTTVKAGDTYTIPPGHDAWVVGNEKFVGLEFLSAATYAKAD from the coding sequence ATGCCGACCAACATCGTCACATCCCTCACAGCGAAGTCTCTCGACGCTCCAGACGAGAAGCGCCGTCCAGACAAGTCCGAGATCGACATCGTCAACCTCGGCGAATACACCATCGGCCGCTTCAGCTTCGACGCGGGCTGGAGGTGGTCTGACTGCATCAAGCCCGTGGCCCACACTGACAGCTGTCAGAACAACCACGTCGGGTACTGCATCTCCGGCTCGTTGGAAGTGCGCCTCGACAGCGGCGAGACCACGACCGTCAAGGCAGGAGATACCTACACGATTCCTCCAGGCCATGACGCCTGGGTCGTCGGCAACGAGAAATTCGTAGGGCTCGAATTCCTCAGTGCTGCCACCTACGCCAAGGCGGACTAG
- a CDS encoding urease subunit gamma, with the protein MRLSPREQEKLMIVVAADLARRRQARGLKLNYPEAVAIISYELIEGARDGRSVAELMSWGTTILAREDVMEGVPEMIHDVQIEATFPDGTKLVTVHEPIR; encoded by the coding sequence GTGAGGCTCAGTCCGCGCGAACAGGAGAAGCTCATGATCGTCGTCGCGGCGGATCTCGCCCGGCGGCGGCAGGCGCGCGGACTCAAGCTGAACTATCCCGAGGCGGTCGCGATCATCAGCTACGAGCTCATCGAGGGTGCGCGGGACGGGCGCAGCGTCGCCGAGCTCATGAGCTGGGGCACCACGATCCTTGCGCGCGAGGATGTCATGGAGGGCGTGCCCGAGATGATCCATGACGTCCAGATCGAGGCCACCTTCCCGGACGGCACGAAGCTCGTCACCGTCCACGAGCCGATCCGCTAG
- a CDS encoding urease accessory protein UreD yields the protein MTPEPDPAVVAPSRAVTSAGSHPAEVTAQRGLAAQGELTAQRGLAAQGERTTTAARLTGELRLRIARRGSRSAAVGQFTAGSLRVLRAHYPDASGQPSFTLVNPGGGYLGGDTYATRIEVAEGASVLLTTQSATKVYRTPQGPVRAVQHLHLGPGARLESVPDALIAYREARYHQDTQVEMAADASLALAEIVTQGWSPQGEPFRFEEVSLVTRVRLAGRLAVADNLLIRPDDGGTGPLMLDGRSHIASLLVVDPTADDGAVAALRALLAERFGSPSQAAPSSRSSSRSPLIGVTRLEVPGFALRALADSTQSAEAVVHAVLNWMRANWHGQAPLNLRKL from the coding sequence GTGACGCCCGAGCCGGACCCCGCCGTCGTCGCCCCATCTCGCGCCGTCACCTCCGCAGGGTCACACCCTGCAGAGGTGACGGCGCAACGGGGGTTGGCGGCGCAAGGGGAGCTGACGGCGCAACGGGGGTTGGCGGCGCAAGGGGAGCGGACGACGACGGCCGCTCGCCTCACGGGCGAGCTGCGCCTTCGCATCGCCCGCCGCGGGAGCCGGAGCGCCGCCGTCGGCCAGTTCACCGCCGGCTCCCTGCGGGTGCTCAGGGCCCACTACCCGGACGCCTCGGGGCAGCCTTCGTTCACTCTCGTGAATCCGGGCGGCGGCTACCTCGGCGGGGACACTTACGCGACGCGGATCGAGGTCGCGGAGGGCGCCTCCGTGCTGCTCACGACCCAGTCCGCCACGAAGGTCTACCGGACCCCGCAGGGCCCGGTTCGTGCAGTCCAGCACCTCCACCTCGGGCCCGGAGCACGCCTTGAGTCCGTCCCGGACGCCCTCATTGCGTACCGCGAGGCTCGGTATCACCAGGACACGCAGGTAGAGATGGCGGCGGACGCATCGCTCGCGCTCGCCGAGATCGTCACGCAGGGCTGGTCCCCGCAAGGCGAGCCGTTCCGCTTCGAAGAGGTCTCGCTCGTGACCCGCGTGCGGCTTGCAGGCCGCTTGGCGGTCGCCGACAACCTCCTCATCCGGCCGGACGACGGCGGAACGGGGCCGCTCATGCTCGACGGCCGTTCCCACATCGCGTCCCTGCTCGTCGTGGACCCCACGGCCGACGACGGCGCTGTCGCCGCCCTTCGCGCGCTGCTCGCCGAACGGTTCGGGTCGCCTTCGCAGGCCGCGCCGTCTTCTCGGTCGTCTTCTCGGTCGCCGCTCATCGGCGTCACTCGTCTCGAAGTCCCGGGCTTCGCCCTCCGCGCGCTCGCGGACTCCACCCAGTCCGCCGAGGCCGTGGTCCACGCGGTGCTCAACTGGATGCGCGCCAACTGGCACGGGCAGGCCCCCCTGAACCTGCGCAAGCTCTGA